AGTAGCTCAGGTCTGATGTCAGTGATTCTGTTGAAGAAGATCTGTGTTCAGAAAAGTAAGACTGACATTCCAAAATCCATGTTCTAAACTGGGGGACCGGAGAGTCAGGGGAGAGGGTTCTGTACTCATCAAAAGAGCCAACTGACTCTGCGCTGCTCTCTCTGAATATCTCCAGACACACATCTGGATATTCTAGTTCCAGATGTGAAGAACTCACTGATTCAGGTGAGGATGATCTATGGCCTGTAAATGACAGATAATAATTACAACATTCAGATCTGAACTGGGGTATAGGAAAGTCAGGTGACAGGACTCTGTACTCATCAAGTGATGCTACAGACTCAGGTGAAGAAGGCCTTATGTCAGTGAACAAGTAATCAAGATAGATATCAGAATCATCTACCTCAGAAGTCACAGGTGACCATGATcgatcctctccctccatcatagtAAACTCAGCGTTTAGAGGACTGTACTCAGGTACTGGAGAATCAGGGGACAAAGGTCTGTGCTCATCCACAGATTCATAGGATTCTGGTGAATTGGAGTGGTAGTCTTCAGAAAATACAGAGGGGTAGTTAGGACTAAGGACACAGTCAGTATCCATAGCAACGAGGGCAGACTCATGACACTCCAGTGTTAGGGGTTCTAAGTACTCAATGATATTAGTAGCACTCTTTAGTGGGGACCTGGAGCCATCTGACCTTGATGTGAAAGACCTGCTGCCATCCAAGTCTATGACAGAATCAGGAGACAACACCATCTGTTTCATATGAGAGGAGTCACGTGACACTGCCCTATCAGCGCTCAATGACAAAACAGACTCAGGTGAGGACATCACCCCTGGTCCAATGGGTGAAAAACCCTGCCCAGATGCAGGTGAGGCATATTTCTTGTCAGACTCCATAGATGTTGGGGTTGAAGATTGTCTGTCTGGGAGTGCTGAGTGCCAAGTTATGCTGTGTTGGCTTATTGATATGAAGACGTGTGATGCGAAGGATTTTGGCTCAGAGATATAGGATGTTTTTGCTCTGACTATGACAGGATCAGTGTTTGGGTTCACAGTGTTGCAACTGAGCTGACACGGATGATCAGTTGAGTCATGTGCTATCTGAGTAGACCCAATGGTTTGAATAATGGATCCATCTTTAACCACCCTGCATTGAGTAACAGAAACGCTAGGCTTAGCTGTAGAAAAAACCTCTTCTGGCTCATCAATGAAGTGAAGCTCAGAATCCATGTGTTCTGGATGGGAACTGATAACTCCGAACAGCTGTTTGCACTCCTGACTTTTCTCCTGCCATGACCCATGAGGCTCAAGGCCCATCTCAACAGGAACACTAGGGACCTTTATTTCACTCTGACCCTCTGGGCAAGAGTGCTTTGGGCCTCTATTGTCTCTGGTGAAATGGTCAGGGTCACAGGTCTCTCGGGCAGGGTGGGCCGAACACATTTCCTTGAACCCACTCCAAAGTTCATTAAAGTCAGTCTCAGCCTGGTCAGACTCTGACAGGCTCAGACTAAAGTCCCTGATTGATATGGGGGATGACATCATGAGCAGGTCAGGTGACAGCCAGTGCCTATCAGGGGACGTTTTGCATCTGACATGGCGACCATCTTGAATGCTATTGTTGACGCCAGCTGGCAGGGGCCCAGTGGCACCTCCTGAGGGCTGAACTGGAACATTGTGGGTCCCCTGACCTGCTCTCCCCCTGTACTGGGGATCATACACGTGAGACGCAAGACTCCACAGACGTACTTCTCTTGGGTTGGGTGGAGGACTTACTTGCTCATCTATGTTGTCTAAGGCCTTTGACTCTTGTGTCATGACGTCCTCCGACGTCCACACATTAGGGTTCagttcacttaaaaaaaaaaaatatgaaaggaGACAAAGTTATAAGTGATCTCTAAATCTTGTTTGTATATTTTGAACAAGAAAAGGTGTTCTCAGCTGCATTCTTTATTTTTCATGATACTGTATGTCTTATCTATTGATAAACGTACTGTGGaatctccagctcctccagtagATCACAGTGCATGCTCTCAGAGTGGGTGTGGCCCATAGGCTCCGACCAGGAAGGAATGTCCAAGAGGGAGGCCACTGATAGGTCTTCCTCAGAGACGGCAGGGGGCGGCCTGCGGTCTGACTCCACCATCCGCACCAGTCTGGGGCTGTCTACATCCTCTTGCACTAAGGAGAGGGCGACTGACACTGAGAAGAGAAAACAAGAGAAAACAGAGTGAGAATCATCTCTTATGTCATCTTCTTGATGATAAGAGAGATTGTATCACCATCCCATCTTCAACTTAGACAATAGCGTCACAGTGTACGTCAGAGTGTTAGCTGACCCTAACCTGGAGCCTTTGCAGTTCCTTGTTCGCTGCCTCTGACTCAAGTGTGGAGTTGCTGCATACCTTCACTGTGATCCAGTGTCTTCTCTATCTCTGCATAGGTTCTAGAAGTTTGCTCCTGGACAGATTTGTTCATCTGTGTCTCAATGAGGTGGACTATATCCATACGGTTGATCTTGGTCAGTCTTTTTATCAGGCCATCCTCTGTAGAAAAAGAAACAGCTTACAAGTCAGTCATACGACACAACTCTTCAGTCTGGATGAATCAAAATAGAAACAATGTTTATGGTATACAGTAAAATAGAACAATGTTACTGTGATATAGGTAGAACAGACAtttcaagtttgatatcaggaGGTGTTGGCAGTCGGTACAATACATCAACGTTGGGGTTATAGTACAGACACTAAGAAGCTAATAGCCGTgagtggagagagcaggagcaTGTTAGCAGTAGGAGACAGAGGTTAGCTGCAGGTAGATAAGAGCAGGAAGGTTGTTGCTCCATTACCGGTGGCGTGCTTGCCCTCCCTCTGGGCCCAGCGCTGCAGCAGGGCCTGGCTCTGCTCCTGGAGGGAGTTGGGGTTCTCCGTCCTTACCTGCTGCATCTCATCCTCACTGAACTCCAGTTCCCGGGCCAGCTCTGAAAATAGCCAAGACAAACCGTACTGTCATTTAAACTATTCATTTGCAGACTGATTCAATTCaattatgaaatacattgcccaatacaatgtccatatcagcaATTTGATCGACcttttcacaaatgtaaaaaacgaTCCACCTCTAAGACGATTTGACAAGAAAGTACCTGTCCAGCTGAAGCCAAGCAGGTCGGCAATGATAGCCAGAGTCTCCTCTTTCCTGTCCGCATCATCCTGCCaatccactacacacacagccaggaccCAATATTACACTTAAGTCATCACATTCCACGACAGAAAACACCATCTAAATATTTGACATTTAGTGTAATAGCACAATGATTATTTTTACTTCCATATTTTTGGATTTCAATATATATGGCCTCAATGTTATAGGCTGTAGAACAAATGGTTTGTGGAAAGTGAAATGGATCATGAGACTGAGGTGAAAAGTAGTTCTGATCCATATACTGTTATTAGATCAACTTCTGTGTGGTCACAATGGATGTATTAGTGTGGCTGATTAGTGCATAAGCAATGGCAAAAGGGTATTAATCAAAGTATTAATAAAGCTGTGTTAAGATTAGTGAAGCTGCATTATTTCTCCTTGCCTCATACCATCACGTTTCACAACCCAATGGGTATTTGAGATAATTTATATAACGATTCCAGTCAATCTTGAGATTTCATGAACATACAGACatgtatgaaaaaaacaaacaatagaaAGAATACAGCACAAGATGAAACACAGAACAAaacacgacaacacacaaatgtacacaactGAAAAGTGACCAATGAATTATCTTGGGAAAATAAAGATCTTGCTGCCACGAAGCAGAGTAGGAGGAAAGGAAGATAAGCACAGACCCATACAGGCTCGGGGGGGAGGATACCTTGATGTTGCTCTGGAGTTTGGTCGTCGACGATTCGCTGCATCTGAGTTTCCACTGTGTCGTCCCAGATGGGTCTCGACTCAAAGACGTCCTCTGTCACAGATGAGGGTCGTGCCCCAAGAGGGAGCCTAGTTTTGGGATCAGAACTAAAAGAGATCGGACTGTCGTATTTGAAGATAACAGAATGTGGACTCTTGGGATCAGCACTACTGACATCTGTGTACACGGCAGATCTGACAGAAGGCTCTGGAACGTCAGAGAGCTGGTCTCCGTCAGCTTGAGAGGAAAAGCAAGCACTTTGTTTCTGTTTGACAGGAAGTCGGGAGGGGAGAGGTGTTGATTTACCAGAGGGGTTATCCCTGTCAGAAAGACTCCTACTGTCTTTTCCCACATCTTTACAAGTCTTAACATCAGCCTCTGATCTAGTCCTGCGCTCCTGGTCTGAGGATTGCTCCTGGGTGTATTTCATAGAACCCGTTTTTAAAGGTATCTTTGATTTGAACTTTCCAGTCTCCTTAGTTGTACTATGCTGATTCGATGACAACGGCGGAGGTGACTCCTGAAAATCTGCAGAGATGTCAGAGGCTGCTGACACACTAGAGGGTGACACCTTGGCTTCAGCTGCAGTGGGCACCTCGATAACTGAGCAcagatcctcctcctcctcttcttcttcatcttccGGGGATGATTCGGAGGaatccagggtctggtctgagTATACAGAGCGGGTGACAGTGGATGTAGCGGTTTGAAGGTCGGCTATGGTGGAGTCTAGATAACCAAACTCCAGTTCTGTGGGGATCGTTATGTCTTTCTGAGGGTCCCAGACGTAACGGTCTGGAGAACCTAAATGAGAGTCAGTAGAACTTGGCATGCCTGCTTTCAGCAGTGGGTTTCCACTTGCTGGTACATCAGCAGAGTCGGATGGCTCTGTTCTACACAGGCCTCTAGGCATTGGGACAGGGATTTTGATGTGAGCAACCTCAGCCGGTGGTGAAGTTGACTCCACAGCCAAAGGTGTGCTTGGAAGAGGTGACTCAGAGAGATCTTTGGTTTGTCCCACTCTAGCGTCTTCCCCTGCAATCACATCTACGGGGTGATCACCTATGTGGAAAAACTCAAACCCTTCACCTTCCTCACAGCTTCTCCTAGTCATGTCAATGGCACCCCCTCTTGTCATCTCGAAGAGCTTCCCTTCTTGGAACTGAAAAGGGCTTGGGGTTCCCTCTTCAGTTGGTGTCCGGCCTGGTGTGGTGTCAGGGGTTCGCAGCTCCGCAGCAATTCCCAGAATCCTCTGTTCCTCCGCCTCCACACGAGCATTGAATgcttcatcatcctcctcctcctcctcagtgcaATCAGTCAAAGAGCTCCAAGGCACTAATTCTCCACAAACCGTCATTTCATCAGACTGCATCTCTAATATGTCTTTTTCTCCATATGCACCCTCTCTTCTGTGTTCATCTATGCACATTTCTGGTTTATATGCAACTTCTGAGTCCCCCTGCTCTTTATCAACTTTCTCATATTTATTTCCACAGCTCGGTTGACTGTCTGACACCCTTTCATCTGACAGACTGACACTTAACTGTGACTGATCAtgtttgtcctccctctctgtggatCCCATCTCTTTAGTATTGTCCATGACATCCTCACTCAAGTCCTCTGtggaaaatgtttcttttttcttgATTAAATCATCATTAGTCTGACAGGCTGTCTGAGAATCTATTGAGACTCTCGCAAATAACGTAGTATCACAGTAACCTGGACCTTTACTTTCATCATCTACATGTGGTGATGAAGGCTGCATTCCAGAGAAATGTTCAACATCGTGAGCATTTGATTCCCTTAGGTAAACCTCTTCAGCCTCCCTGTCAGTTGGGATACTGTCAGTGTACATTCCTTCTTCATATTCTCCCGTCTCTGATAAAAATGAGGCACCTGAGAATTTACTACCTTTCCTGATTTTGTCTTCCTCATCCATTTCCTCAAATGTTTTTATCTTGGTGGCCATTTTGAACATCTCCTCCTCTGGTGTGATCTGCCTTTGGGCAGCCTCATCATCTTCTTGAACCCCATCTATTTCAATACCATGGACTAGTTGGTCATCACCCTCTTCCTCATAAATGCTTCTGTCATAGGCATAACAAGCTTTAAGCTGGGAGGCATAGTCCTCATAAACAGCTGCCTTTCTTGGTGTATCTTGATCATTTTCTTGAAAGATGGGCCGTGCTGTGTACGGTTTTGGTTCAGTTGGACTTCCTTCTAGTGAGTCTGGGCAGGGAGAATCCCCAGTTGGGCTTGGGTCAATAGAATCAGGAGATTTATTGGAAGATCTGTCCTCTATGTTTGGACTGTTCTCCAGCGAGTCTCTGTGGGAAGGACATCTCTCCAGGTCATCCATGGGTACTGTGTGTGAAGTCTCCAAGTCTAAAGGTCTGATAGGAAGACCTAAATAATCAGGTCCGTACACCAACCCTCTTTCAATTGACTTGTCTGACTTGCTTTCATGTACCTCTAGAGTCTTCTGACTGGCCTCAGCACAGGCTTGGTGTGTTAAAATTAAGTCTTGGTTGTCCAGGTCAGTGTGTATGACATCTAGTGATTCTCTTACCTCGCTGGTATGCCAGTCCTTTAGAGCGGTAGTTGAGGccatgtgtgtgtcatgctcAGAGCCATGTGTAGTAGGAACAGTCTTAGATGACTTCTGCAGATGAACTGTGAGATCCTCTGAGTCACTGTTTGATGAATAAGTACCAGTCTGCATGTGTTCCTCCTCTCTAGAGAATGCATAATCCTTCCATTCTCCCTCCATATCATGCACTTGGTTCACTGTTCCTTTTTCTGTGTTTTCCTCCAACATGTTTTCCTCATATGTGTACAATGTCAGGGTTTCTTGTTTGCAGCCCCGTGTCAGAAACACCTGTTCAAACTTCTCCAGTTCTATGGTGTCCTCCTCTGGTTGGCAAGCAGCGACCACCGGCTGCTTTTCTAGGTAGTGCTCCAAGTCTCCAGTGAGGAGTGATGCCATGCCAGACATGTCCTTCATTGTTGTAGCTGGAATGGAGGTCTTTCTCTCAAGTTTAACTTCCTGTATTACAGGCTCCATGCTTTTAACATCTGAAGAGGTCACAATCTCTGGTTTGTGACCTTTTGGAAGTATTATTTGTTCTAATCTCTCCTGGATGATAGTTTCTTCCTCTGGTTGGCTTGAAGTGACTACGGGCTGCTCATCCAGATACCGGTCCAAGTCTCCAGTGAGGAGTGACTCCATGCCAGACATGTCCTTCACTGTTGAACCCTTAATGGAGGTCTTTCTCTCAAGCTTGACTTCCTGTGCTACAGACTCCTCAGCTAAAATGTTATAAGTAATCTCTTTGGCATCTTCAAAATCTGCATGAGTTTCAGCAATTGACTTGTCTGACTTGCTTTCATGTACCTCTAGAGTCTTCTGACTGGCCTCAGCACAGGCTTGGTCTGTTAAAATGGAGTCTTGGTTGTCCAGGTCAGTGTGTATGACATGTAGTGATTCTCTTACCTCGCTGGTATGCCAGTCCTTTAGAGCGGTAGTTGAGGccatgtgtgtgtcatgctcAGAGCCATGTGTAGTAGGAACAGTCTTAGATGACTTCTGCAGGTGAACTGTGAGATCCTCTGAGTCACTGTTTGATGAATAAGTACCAGTCTGCATGTGTTCCTCCTCTCTAGAGAATGCATAATCCTTCCATTCTCCTTCCATATTTTCCTTCAACATGTTTTCCTCATCTGTGTACAATGTCAGGGTTTCTTGTTTGCGGCCCCGTGTCAGAAACACCTGTTCAAACTTCTCCAGTTCTATGGTGTCCTCCTCTGGTTGGCAAGCAGCGACCACAGGCTGCTTTTCTAGGTAGTGCTCCAAGTCTCCAGTGAGGAGTGATGCCATGCCAGACATGTCCTTCACTGTTGTAGCTGGAATGGAGGTCTTTCTCTCAAGCTTGACTTCCTGTATTACAGGCTCCATGCTCTTAACATCTGAAGAGGTCATCATGTCTGGTTTGTGACCCTTTGCAAGTATTATTTGTTCAAATCTCTCCTGGATGATAGTTTCGTCCTCTGGTTGGCTTGAAGTGACTACGGGCTGCTCATCCAGATACCGGTCCAAGTCTCCAGTGAGGAGTGACTCTATGCCAGACATGTCCTTCACTGTTGAAGCCTTAATGAAGGTCTTTCTCTCAAGCTTGACTTCCTGTGCTACAGACTCCTCAGCTAAAATGTTATGAGTAATCTCTTTAGCATCTTCAAAATCTGCATGAGTTTCAGCAATTGACTTGTCTGACTTGCTTTCATGTACCTCTAGAGTCTTCTGACTGGCCTCAGCACAGGCTTGGTCTGTTAAAATGGAGTCTTGGTTGTCCAGGTCAGTGTGTATGACATCTAGTGATTCTCTTACCTCGCTGGTATGCCAGTCCTTTAGAGCGGTAGTTGAGGccatgtgtgtgtcatgctcAGAGCCATGTGTAGTAGGAACAGTCTTAGATGACTTCTGCAGGTGAACTGTGAGATCCTCTGAGTCACTGTTTGATGAATAAGTACCAGTCTGCATGTGTTCCTCCTCTCTAGAGAATGCATAATCCTTCCATTCTCCTTCCATATTTTCCTCCAACATGTTTTCCTCATCTGTGTACAATGTCAGGGTTTCTTGTTTGCGGCCCCGTGTCAGAAACACCTGTTCAAACTTCTCCAGTTCTATGGTGTCCTCCTCTGGTTGGCAAGCAGCGACCACAGGCTGCTTTTCTAGGTAGTGCTCCAAGTCTCCAGTGAGGAGTGATGCCATGCCAGACATGTCCTTCACTGTTGTAGCTGGAATGGAGGTCTTTCTCTCAATCTTGACTTCCTGTAATACAGGCTCCATGCTCTTAACATCTGAAGAGGTCATCATTTCTGGTTTGTGACCCTTTGCAAGTATTATTTGTTCAAATCTCTCCTGGATGATAGTCTCTTCCTCTGGTTGGCTTGAAGTGACAATGGGCTGCTCATCCAGATACCGGTCCAAGTCTCTAGTGAGGAGTGACTCCATGCCAGACATGTCTTTCACTGTCGCAACCTTAATGGAAGTCTTTCTCTCAAGCTTGACTTCCTGTGCTACAGACTCCTCAGCTAAAATGTTATGAGTAATCTCTTTGGCGTCTTCAAAATCTGCATGAGTTTCAGCAAAATGTAATTGGTCACCAGAAACTTCTTTCACTGTATCTTCTTTACCTTTGTCTACTTCAACTGTCTTCATATCTTCCAAAGACATGTTTTCATCTTTAGAAGAGAAGGTGATGTCGTCTAGGTCCGTTTGGGTCATATCTACTAGCGATTCATGTTTCTCACTGTCTCCAGAGCTTGAGTGTGGCGTCCTGCGACCCACACTGCTGACTGACGTACGCCCCATAGCTATTCTTTCCCCATAGCTATTATGTTCCAGACTCTCTGAGCTTGAGTGTGGCGTCCTGTGACCCACACTACTGACTGACGCACGCCCCATAGCTATTCTTTCCCCATAGCTATTATGTTCCAGACTCTCTGAGCTTGCAACCACATCTCTCACATGACACTCACTCTTAGAGTAAAAGTCACCGTCGTCATCGCTTACACACTCACTGAAGTAAGCGGTAGGGTGGGTGTCATGGATTCCAGCAAAGAACTCCTTATTAGTGGTGTTCAGTTGGTGGTTCTTGTCACGTGTGGATGAGGTCTGTCTGAACAGCTGGTACTCAGGactctcctccagctcagcctTGATATCAGCACTGAAGTCCTCGGAGGGTCTTCTGTCTGGGCTGATCTGTAAGTCTTCAGATCGCCTCCTGTCAGTCTCTGTCTCGTCCTTTAGCATCTTATCTGAGCTAATTTCTGCTTTTACTAAAGTATTTCTTTCAGAACTAAGCTCAGTGCAGCCTGGGTGAGGCTGGTCTATAGTGATACCCGACTGTTGAACGCTTGAAGAATCCTTCTCTGACTCTTCAGAGAGTGCCCTTGCTGGGCTTTTAGTTACCTCACCTGGTGTTGTATTGTCATCATGTGGAAGGATGTTACCCTCTGGGAAGAGGATTGTGGGAGTCTGAAATTTTGATGAGGGGTAGTCGCTGGGCTCAGCTCTTTGGGTCTCATCAGAGACTACAGCATCATAGTCCAATGTTGAGATTGTTATGTCAGAAGAGGTCACAGCTTTGTGTTCAAAAAGCCCAGCTTTGTTCTTGGAAGGGTCCTGCCCTGTTTGGAATGCCTTCATCAGCTCCCGAACAGACATGGTCTcttccagcctctctgtctgagACCTGGGAGATTTGGGTGTTTTGGGAAGGTCAGGCATCTCGGTCACTTTTGCTTCTTTCATGGTAGCGATGGTTTTAACCTGAGTGACCGTCACCTGCTCATGcttcttcttcctttcttctccctcttcttcttctaccTTCTTCTGCAAAGCTTTCACCCTTTCTTTAATTGAGCCAATTGGGGTTTCAACCACCCGGGGTGACACTGGTGGCTCCATGGCTAGGGATGGTCCAGAGGCAGGCTCCCATTGAGAACCCTCTACCGCTGGGATTGATTCAGGACCAGGTTGGCCTAGAACCACATCACCATCCAGAGACTCCTGCGAGCTCATCCTCTCCAGCTCACCCTCTGAGCTGCTGCATCCAGAACGTTCCCTGTCCCTTAGCTTCTTCCTAATGGGCTTCTTAATTTCTGGGGGATGGCGTTTCCCATTCTTCTGCAGGGCAACATCTTGGACAATGTCCTCCTCTGGTTGACTTTTAGTTGCCACTGGTATTTGTTCCACATTCTGGTCCACACTAAGGTGTGTCACCATCCCTGACATGTCTCTGACGTCTACAGTCTGCCGGGAGGACGACTTCTCAATCCGGAGATCTTGTACCAGCGGCTCCTGAGCAACGGGAGCAGTCATGCCTTTGGTCTCTACAACATCAGTCTGTGACAGGAGAACCCACCCGCTATCCTCTATTTTTGGACTTTCTATTGTGTAAACGGTGACCACATCTCCTAGTAAAATCTCTTCAATCTTCTCCAGGTTGTCTTTCACCTGCCCCATGATCTTTAAAGTCTCTCctgactccccctcctcctccagccctctaaACTGTTCTCTTCTCCCTTGGACAGAAGAGCTTGCATGTTCCACTGGGTCATATGTCAAGATAGTGGACATTTTAATTAGGTCATGTTTCATATCGGAGACGTCGGAGAGGAGGTCTGGGCTCGCCAGAGTAGCAGGGTCTAGAACCTGGTTGCTTTGCAAGGTGAACGTTTCGGTCGATTCCGTTTCATCATCTTCCATTATAGAAAAGCAGACAACCGAAAGAAAGGTGAATAACAGAAGGGGAAGTGGATTGGGAAGAAGAGACATCGGAAAACTATGGTCAGGGCAGAAATATCACAATCTATCGTTGGTTCAAAGAGTAAGACAGCAGGTTTTCGGGACAAGATGAATTGTAAGATCCAAAAGACTTCAAACGGGATTTGGGGCAGCAACAGCATAAGCGAAGCAAACAGAGGAGAAGGGATAGAGGTAAGATATGGGCTGGAAATAACTTGAGTATACTCTACAGTCAATTTAGTGTGTTTGACTACACATCCGTACATATGACACAGCAAATGTCTGTGGACATGAACAGCTGAGGGGACAGAGACTATACAGTATATTGAACAAATGGACAAAGAGACAGTGGATTCACAAGAACGAGGCATCTCAAGATTGTTCTAGACATAAACGGGGAATCACATTCACTGACAAAAAAATGTAAGAAAAGTAGACTACCTTTGTGGAAAGAtacaatgtatatatataaatgcatGCAAAATGGATCTATTGTATACTGTATCTATTGAAAGTCCATGTGCTGGAAGGGGTTGTTCAGTGCTTTAATTTGTGTTAAGAAATATAGTACACTGAAAATATGAATACCCTTGTAGTATCATTAAAGCTAGATCAGTATTACAGTGTATTTGTAAAGTGGAAAATGAAATGGCTACACAGGTCAATTGGGTCTCTTAAAGATGCAGCTTTTCAAGAGAACTACTAAATTATGTTGAAACTACGCCTACAGAAGGTGAAGTA
The Hypomesus transpacificus isolate Combined female chromosome 22, fHypTra1, whole genome shotgun sequence genome window above contains:
- the ank2a gene encoding ankyrin-2 isoform X5; the protein is MGRASVSSVGHRTPHSSSESLEHNSYGERIAMGRTSVSSVGRRTPHSSSGDSEKHESLVDMTQTDLDDITFSSKDENMSLEDMKTVEVDKGKEDTVKEVSGDQLHFAETHADFEDAKEITHNILAEESVAQEVKLERKTSIKVATVKDMSGMESLLTRDLDRYLDEQPIVTSSQPEEETIIQERFEQIILAKGHKPEMMTSSDVKSMEPVLQEVKIERKTSIPATTVKDMSGMASLLTGDLEHYLEKQPVVAACQPEEDTIELEKFEQVFLTRGRKQETLTLYTDEENMLEENMEGEWKDYAFSREEEHMQTGTYSSNSDSEDLTVHLQKSSKTVPTTHGSEHDTHMASTTALKDWHTSEVRESLDVIHTDLDNQDSILTDQACAEASQKTLEVHESKSDKSIAETHADFEDAKEITHNILAEESVAQEVKLERKTFIKASTVKDMSGIESLLTGDLDRYLDEQPVVTSSQPEDETIIQERFEQIILAKGHKPDMMTSSDVKSMEPVIQEVKLERKTSIPATTVKDMSGMASLLTGDLEHYLEKQPVVAACQPEEDTIELEKFEQVFLTRGRKQETLTLYTDEENMLKENMEGEWKDYAFSREEEHMQTGTYSSNSDSEDLTVHLQKSSKTVPTTHGSEHDTHMASTTALKDWHTSEVRESLHVIHTDLDNQDSILTDQACAEASQKTLEVHESKSDKSIAETHADFEDAKEITYNILAEESVAQEVKLERKTSIKGSTVKDMSGMESLLTGDLDRYLDEQPVVTSSQPEEETIIQERLEQIILPKGHKPEIVTSSDVKSMEPVIQEVKLERKTSIPATTMKDMSGMASLLTGDLEHYLEKQPVVAACQPEEDTIELEKFEQVFLTRGCKQETLTLYTYEENMLEENTEKGTVNQVHDMEGEWKDYAFSREEEHMQTGTYSSNSDSEDLTVHLQKSSKTVPTTHGSEHDTHMASTTALKDWHTSEVRESLDVIHTDLDNQDLILTHQACAEASQKTLEVHESKSDKSIERGLVYGPDYLGLPIRPLDLETSHTVPMDDLERCPSHRDSLENSPNIEDRSSNKSPDSIDPSPTGDSPCPDSLEGSPTEPKPYTARPIFQENDQDTPRKAAVYEDYASQLKACYAYDRSIYEEEGDDQLVHGIEIDGVQEDDEAAQRQITPEEEMFKMATKIKTFEEMDEEDKIRKGSKFSGASFLSETGEYEEGMYTDSIPTDREAEEVYLRESNAHDVEHFSGMQPSSPHVDDESKGPGYCDTTLFARVSIDSQTACQTNDDLIKKKETFSTEDLSEDVMDNTKEMGSTEREDKHDQSQLSVSLSDERVSDSQPSCGNKYEKVDKEQGDSEVAYKPEMCIDEHRREGAYGEKDILEMQSDEMTVCGELVPWSSLTDCTEEEEEDDEAFNARVEAEEQRILGIAAELRTPDTTPGRTPTEEGTPSPFQFQEGKLFEMTRGGAIDMTRRSCEEGEGFEFFHIGDHPVDVIAGEDARVGQTKDLSESPLPSTPLAVESTSPPAEVAHIKIPVPMPRGLCRTEPSDSADVPASGNPLLKAGMPSSTDSHLGSPDRYVWDPQKDITIPTELEFGYLDSTIADLQTATSTVTRSVYSDQTLDSSESSPEDEEEEEEEDLCSVIEVPTAAEAKVSPSSVSAASDISADFQESPPPLSSNQHSTTKETGKFKSKIPLKTGSMKYTQEQSSDQERRTRSEADVKTCKDVGKDSRSLSDRDNPSGKSTPLPSRLPVKQKQSACFSSQADGDQLSDVPEPSVRSAVYTDVSSADPKSPHSVIFKYDSPISFSSDPKTRLPLGARPSSVTEDVFESRPIWDDTVETQMQRIVDDQTPEQHQVDWQDDADRKEETLAIIADLLGFSWTELARELEFSEDEMQQVRTENPNSLQEQSQALLQRWAQREGKHATEDGLIKRLTKINRMDIVHLIETQMNKSVQEQTSRTYAEIEKTLDHSEVSVALSLVQEDVDSPRLVRMVESDRRPPPAVSEEDLSVASLLDIPSWSEPMGHTHSESMHCDLLEELEIPHELNPNVWTSEDVMTQESKALDNIDEQADEMPDLPPQTVTEEHYTDEHGHMVVKKVTRKIIRKCVSADGMEREEVTVEGSPQGSVSVAEGDSYSRVVKRTVLRSEGDHTEVTFTDGVPGSGEELLGGHKVSRVEQTSVVEGERRETHHGDPSLTSDLPSAREDFSMALGYIGGFSRVQLPNVVEREIVNEDGSVSRRARMRKGRTQRRTVVRGAGRSQVLLERLDDVQEGSRPRDLQQHLHQLIHSYCKEEGEEEEERKD